One region of Ptychodera flava strain L36383 chromosome 3 unlocalized genomic scaffold, AS_Pfla_20210202 Scaffold_27__1_contigs__length_13241970_pilon, whole genome shotgun sequence genomic DNA includes:
- the LOC139126488 gene encoding uncharacterized protein, which yields MADSCCNALSLFCFLFHMFFTTGLESEVLKVHPGNVEYVVNEGSQLLVAFVVETNRAISENDRIDVEMSYNSSVTIDESLSLDVTSFSVGNYSVYLQINQGNIFMTFGIDSVSKAVQGEYEVRIHIVEEDSRLIVSQGHTKFNVTIRQDKETAQVTASYRRHRMSWHRYSRSYHRKRNHVSGNAQ from the exons ATGGCAGACAGTTGCTGTAATGCACTTTCATTGTTTTGCTTTCTGTTCCATATGTTTTTTACGACAG GATTGGAAAGTGAAGTTCTGAAAGTACACCCTGGTAACGTGGAGTATGTCGTGAACGAAGGATCCCAATTATTGGTCGCTTTTGTGGTTGAAACCAACCGTGCAATCAGCGAGAATGACAGAATTGACGTGGAAATGTCGTATAATTCAAGTGTCACCATCGACGAAAGTTTATCGCTTGATGTCACTTCATTCAGCGTTGGTAACTACAGCGTTTATTTGCAGATCAACCAAGGCAACATTTTCATGACATTCGGGATCGATAGTGTCAGCAAAGCAGTCCAAGGAGAGTATGAAGTAAGGATTCACATTGTGGAAGAGGATTCCCGTCTTATCGTGTCTCAAGGACATACAAAATTTAACGTCACTATTCGACAGG ATAAGGAGACTGCGCAAGTCACTGCAAGTTATCGAAGACACCGGATGAGCTGGCATCGCTATTCAAGAAGTTACCACCGTAAAAGAAATCATGTCAGTGGAAACGcacaataa